In Syntrophales bacterium, the genomic stretch TATTAGGCTTTGCTGTGTTGTTCTTGTTGCTGTTTCTGGGCGTGCCTATAGCCTTTGGCATTTGCCTAGTGGGCTTGGCGGGTTTTGCATTATTGGCGACCCTGGGACAAAGCGTATCAGGGCTGGGAATAACTGCCTTCATCAGCACCGGACAACAGTTGGTTTTGACGTGTATCCCCCTTTTCATCATGATGGGCCAGTTCGCTTTTCAATCAGGGGTGACGAAGGATTCCTATGAGATGGTCCATAAATGGGTTGGACACTTGCCGGGCGGACTGTTGATTGCCACAATTTTCGCCGCTGCGGCGATCGGGGCGGTTACGGGCTCGAGCGTGGCGGCCGTATCCACTTTGTGCATTATCGCACTGCCTGAACTGAATCGTTATGATTATAGCAAGGCCCTGAGTTGCGGCGCCATCGCTTCCGCGGGGACTATTGGCATTATGATCCCCCCCAGCATCCCGATGGTGCTCTATGGAGTCATGACCGAGCAATCGATCGGGAAACTGTTCATCGGGGGAATCATCCCGGGCATTATCACGGCCTTCCTTTTCAGCGCCCTGGTCTATATCAAGGCGAAGCTGAATCCGGCGGTCGCTCCTCGCGGTCCGCGCTATCCCTGGGGGGAGAGGTTTAAGTCCTTATCGAAAGTCTGGGGGATCCTCTCGCTGTTTATCCTGGTCATCGGCGGGATGTTTGCAGGCTGGTTCACGCCGACCGAGGGCGGGGGGATAGGGGCCTGCGGCGCCTTTTTGCTGCTTGCTTTAAAAAGAAAAATGACCTGGAAAATATTGTCAAATACCTTGGGGGAGTCGATTCAACTGACGGCGATGATCGTCATGATCCTTATCGGTTCAACACTTTTTGCCAATTTTATGGCGATCACGGGCCTCTCCAGTGCTTTCACGGAGTGGATGTTGTCTCTGGGACTCAGCAGGTATTGGATTCTTTTAATTATAGCGGTGATCTACCTTTTCCTCGGGTGCTTGATGGATGTTATTGGGATGATCGTCCTCACCGTCCCGCTGTTCTATCCATTGCTTGTGAAGCTCGGATTCGATCCGATTTGGTTTGGGATTTTCTTGACCTTGATGATACAAGTCAGCCTGATCACGCCTCCTGTGGGCACCAACGTCATTATCATGACAAGATTGTCGGGCCTGCCGCAGGGGCAGATATTCGGCTCGGTGGGTTGGTATTTCTTTCTCTTGCTCGTTTTTGCCGTGATTCTCACCGTTTTCCCCAGTCTGGCAACGTGGCTTCCCAGCATCATGTCATAGTGGCAAGGGGGGATAGGGTAAAGATTATAGTGCGATGGCCCCCGGGATTGGGAGATAGATGACCGAAAAAATTGAAATCGTAAAAGCGGCGCTTGACCGCTCTAAGGCCGACAGATTGCCTAAGGGGGAATTTTTCATCAATCGGGAATTCCTCAATCGGCATTTTCCGGCCGGGCGCGGCGGTTATGTCGGGCAGCTAAAAATCGCTTGCAAATCACTTGATCTCGATCTAATAGGCGTCGAAATTCCCGCTGCCTCGCCAGACGACTTTATGGCGAAAAATGCATACGGGGAATTAAACGAATTCTTTACCGTGGCGCTTTTGGACGGGCCTTTCAATGCCATGATAAAGCAGCGGGGCTTTGAAGAAGCGATGATGGGCTTGAAAACATATCCGTCATCCTATGCCGAGCTCAGCGCAAGGTTATTCGAAGAGCTGAAAGATTCGCTGCCTCTTTTTATCAGGGATTCATTTAAGGGTGTCGCCTTGTTGGACGATGTCGCGGGAAATCGGGGCTTGATGATGTCACCGACCGATTTTGAAGATTTGATTTGCCCGTTTTATGAAAGCGCCGTGAGCCTGATCAAGCAGAGCGGACTCTATGCCTTTTTTCATTCGGACGGGAATATCCTGAGTATTTTAAAACACATTATTGATGCCGGATTCGACTGTTTTCAGTGTGTCGATGCCCAGGCAGGAATGGATTTGCACACGCTGCGAGACAGCTACGGGGAAAGGATAACTTTTATGGGACATATAGATCTTTTTGCCTGGGACGAGCACAGAATTGAACTTGAAATCGGCAAAGTCCGAAAAGAATTTGCCGGCGGGGGAATAATCCTGGGTTCTTCCGGCGGCTTGTCGTCCTCGCTGCCCTTGAGTAGAATAAGGGCATTGTATCAAATGCGGGAAACCATGGCTTGAGGAGCGCATAGAAATAATGAACAAACTTTATACCGTCCTTTTTTTGACTTCCGACCAACCCTCAAATGCATCTCCAAAGACTTCTAAACTTGAAATTTCCGGCAAGGCCAATGTTCGGGCGCTTTCTTGCGGGGGAAAGGAGATATGTTCCTGTAAATGCGGAAGGGAGACTTCAATTCTTGAAGCCTCCCGGCGGGCGGATGTTATGGCGCCCTCTCCCTGCGGGGGAAAGGGTGTATGCGGTAAATGCAGGGTTAGGGCCGAAGGGCCATTATCCCCCCTGACCGTCAAAGAAAAGAGCATACTTTCCCCACAGGACATCCGGGATGGTTTCAGGTTGGCCTGCCAGGCTTTTATAAGGGGAGATGTCAGGGTTTTTGTGAGCTCGGCGGGATCGGAACAAGATGTCAAAATTCTTACCGGAACGAAACATAAGGGGATGGCTTTCTCTCCCCGTCTTAGAAAGGTAAAAGTAGCGTATTCCCCTTCATTTTTTAAAAATTATCCTTCGCTGATCGAAGGCGCATTATCTCCTTTTCCCCAAAAGATCAGAGCGAACGTTCCCCTTAGGATAATCGCGCTGCTGCAGCAATTTCTGAAATTTGAAAAACCGGGCGAGTTTTATCTTACCTACACCATTTCCGAGGCAACGATTGCCAACGTTGAAAAAGGAGACACGGAA encodes the following:
- a CDS encoding TRAP transporter large permease; this encodes MSPFLGILGFAVLFLLLFLGVPIAFGICLVGLAGFALLATLGQSVSGLGITAFISTGQQLVLTCIPLFIMMGQFAFQSGVTKDSYEMVHKWVGHLPGGLLIATIFAAAAIGAVTGSSVAAVSTLCIIALPELNRYDYSKALSCGAIASAGTIGIMIPPSIPMVLYGVMTEQSIGKLFIGGIIPGIITAFLFSALVYIKAKLNPAVAPRGPRYPWGERFKSLSKVWGILSLFILVIGGMFAGWFTPTEGGGIGACGAFLLLALKRKMTWKILSNTLGESIQLTAMIVMILIGSTLFANFMAITGLSSAFTEWMLSLGLSRYWILLIIAVIYLFLGCLMDVIGMIVLTVPLFYPLLVKLGFDPIWFGIFLTLMIQVSLITPPVGTNVIIMTRLSGLPQGQIFGSVGWYFFLLLVFAVILTVFPSLATWLPSIMS